CGTTGGGCGGAACGCCGGGTGTCGATTCAAGGCGAAAATGGTGCGCATATCGAGGCCTCGACGTTATGGGTGCACCTCGATTCTGAAACAGGCAGACCCAAGAAGCTGCCGTCTCAATTTCACGAAATCTACGACGAGGCGGCCAATGGTCGAGTGGTACGAGCACGCCTTAGTCACCCCGGGCGTGATGACGCTGCCGATAAAACGGTTGCGTGGCCGTTACGTTTTTGTGACTTCGACGTCTTGGGGCATATGAACAACGCGCTGGCTTGGGCGGTAGTAGAAGAGGAACGTTCTACGGTCGGTGGTTTTGCTGTTCCTTATCGAGCCGAAGCCGAGTATCGGTTGCCGATCGAGCGTGGTGCCCAGGTCGAATATGCCGTGAAGCACGATATAAACGGCGGCCTACAACTCTGGTTGGTGACCCCAGAAGCCGATGAGCCGCTGGTGAGTGCGCTAATCGCGCCGCTTTAGCCTGCGTTCAATTACTCAGACACCAAATACTGCAATTCAGTGCCAGTGTCACGTACTT
The genomic region above belongs to Acidimicrobiia bacterium and contains:
- a CDS encoding acyl-ACP thioesterase domain-containing protein, whose product is MSSPIGKLPTSNGEMDSEIDMVPIPSRGRTFSAKRMVRLGDVSPKGRLRLDAVARYVQDVSNDDTVDAGLRDDMSWVVRKTVINVHREAMLRESLRLTTFCGGTGSRWAERRVSIQGENGAHIEASTLWVHLDSETGRPKKLPSQFHEIYDEAANGRVVRARLSHPGRDDAADKTVAWPLRFCDFDVLGHMNNALAWAVVEEERSTVGGFAVPYRAEAEYRLPIERGAQVEYAVKHDINGGLQLWLVTPEADEPLVSALIAPL